The DNA sequence ATGCATGTGACGGACATTTCCTGCTGTCAGGAAAACATCGAGTCAGCCTTACAGGAAGTGACCACCAATGTATCTGCAACACCGGTCATCGTAGGGGGAGACCATTCCATCACATACCGGGCCATTACCGGAATCAAACGGGCAAAGCCCCAACGGATCGGATTGATTCAATTTGACGCCCATCTGGATGTCAGAGACACGGCTTATGGTGGTACCTCCAACGGAACGCCTATGCGCAGCCTGATGGAGTCAGAAACGGTGCGTGGCGAAGATATCGTCACAATCGGATTGCGAAGCTTTGCCAACTCCCGCGAGTACCGCCAGTATGCAGAAGCCAAAGGAATGACACTGATTACTGCCAATCAGGTCAGACAGCGCGGCATCGATGCCGTCGTCGCCGAAGCGATTCAGTATTTGGAAGCCAAATGTGATGCCATCTACATCACCTTCGATGTGGACGTCATGGATCAATCGACAGTGCCCGGAGTTCCGGCGATTGGACCTGCAGGTCTCTCCTCTGTCGACCTGCTCTCTGCCGCCCATGCCGTCGGCAAATCTCCAAAGGTCATCGCGATGGATATGGTCTGTGTCGACCCAACAAAAGACGTACGAGATATGACTTCACGAGTGGCGCTCCATCTATTCTTGCATTTTGCTACAGGATATCATCAGCGAAAATAGTTTTTCAGCCTTCACGACTTCCTAATTCGTTACTAGGCCATCGGTCATTCGATGGCTTTTTTTGCTCCTTTCTATCACCCAACAAGATCCAAATCAAATATTTTTCAAAAACTATTGCAAACTGCAAAGGAAAAGAGTAAGTTGTTTTTAATTGATAATGATTTTTATTCTCGGGTATATAAGCAATCATTTATATGGTAAGGGGATGTATTTCAGAATGAGTAAGAAATGGGTTTATCCTTTAAGCGCGGTCGTGTTGGGCTCTTCCTTGATGCTGTCGGCATGTGGAAGCGCAGACACAGGAAAAACAGAGAAAAAACCGGAGACCGCTACGCCTGAACAACCAGCTACAAACAACCAAGCTACGCCTGCAGCTACTACTCCTGCTGTTGCTCCAGAACTCCAGGCTTCGATCGATCAATACCAAAAATGGGTCATCGAGCAAACCGATCAGCTGGTAAAATCGACTGAAGGCTTCACCAATGCTGTGAAATCAGGCGATATGGAAACGGCGAAAAAACTTTACGCGCCTGCTCGTGCTTACTATGAAAGAATTGAACCAATCGCTGAGTCATTGGGTGACTTTGACCCTTGGATCGATGCCCGCGAAGGCGATGTTCCTGATAATGAATGGCGTGGCTATCACAAGCTCGAAAAAGCTCTGTGGGAAACGAAGTCTGTAGCTGATCAAGGAAAAGTGGCTGATCAACTACTGCAGGACGTAAAACAGCTGCGCGTGAAAGTAGAAAGCGTGGATATTGATGTGAAAATGCTCGTCACGGGAGCAGTTGAACTGTTGAACGAGGTTTCCACCAGCAAAGTGACTGGTGAAGAAGAACGTTACTCTCGAACCGATATGTACGATTTCGCTGCAAACGTGGAGGGCGCAAACGAAATCTTCAAAGTACTGAAGTCTACTGTAGAAGCGAAGGATGCTGCATTGGCAACCGAAATCGAGGATCGCTTCAAAGCACTTGATCAAGAGCTCGCTCCTTATCGAAAAGGCGACGGCTTCGTACTCTACAACGAAATCAAAGAAGACCAGGTGAAAAAGCTCAGTCAGGCATTGGATGCATTGGCGGAACCTCTTTCCAAAATGGGAACGATCTTAGGAGGCTAACCGGATGGATACAAAACGTCTCGAAAACATTGCCAACAAGAAAATGACACGGCGGGACGCGCTGAAGCTAGCTGGTGTAGGAGGAATCGGACTCTTGGTAGGTGCAGGGAGCATGGGTGCGCTTGTGCAGCCAAAGCCTTCTGCAACCAAGGTTGCTACCTCCTCCGATTCGGACTCTGTAAACGGGATCATTCCTTTTTACGGAAAACATCAATCAGGAATCATTACACCTATGCAGGATTTTATCTGCATGGGTGCTTTTGATGTAACAGCGACCGCGTTGGCTGAAGTTCGTAAGTTGTTCCAGAGCTGGACCGCAGCAGCAGCTCGTCTGACGGAAGGGAAAAATGTCGACGACGAGAGCGACAATCCTCATCTGCCTCCTGTCGACACAGGCGAAAGCATTGGACTCGCTCCTATGCGCATGACGATTACGTTTGGCCTTGGGGCTTCTTTCTTCGATGAGCGATTTGGATTGGCAAGCAAGCGCCCTGCTCCATTGGTCGATTTGCCTCATTTTAATAGTGATGATCTTCGCAAGGAATGGACGGGTGGGGATATCGTCGTCCAGGTCTGTGCGAATGATCCGCAGGTAGCCTTTCACGCCCTCCGCAATCTAGCTCGGATCGCACGTGGAAAAGCCGTGCTCCGCTGGGTACAGGACGGCTTTCAACGGACGAGTGCTGCCGACCCTACAGGCTCTACGCCGCGCAATCTGATGGGCTTCAAGGACGGCTCCAACAATCCCAAGGTAAGTGAGCCCGCAGCAGCGGACGAGATCGTCTGGGCACAGAGCACCGATGACCCTGCGTGGATGGCTGGCGGCTCCTACATGGTCATGAGAAGAATTCGGATGCGTATCGAGATATGGGATCGCTCTTCCCTCGACGATCAGGAGAGCACGTTTGGCCGACATCGCCAATCTGGTGCGCCACTAGGAAAGTCTGGGGAGTTCGACGATCTGGAATTAAATCGCAAGGACAGCAAAGGAAATCCGGTCATCCCAACCACGTCTCACGTCGCACTGGCAAATATGGAAGGGAAAGTGAAGATTTTGCGCCGTGGCTATTCCTATTCGAGCGGAATGGATATCAAGACGGGTCAATTGGATGCCGGGCTGCTATTTGTGTGCTTCAATCGTGACCCGCGCAAGCAATTTATCCCGATGCAACAAAAGCTGGCTGCCGCAGATCAGCTCAATGAATATATCACCCACGTCGGCAGTGGTTTGTTTGCCTGTCTCCCTGGGGCAAGCGAGGGCGGATATATCGGTGAAACGTTATTTTAGATTCCAATCAGGGATGGAGTGAACATCTTGAAACGCTACATGCTCATCATCTGTATGTCCTTGCTGCTGCTCTCCTCTGGCCTCCCTTCTGTTCATGCGGCTCCGCTGCAGGCAGACCAGTTGAAACAAATCATCGCGTTTTCCAGTGATGCTTTGATCAGCAGTGGGGATCAAAACTGGGAGGAAGCAAAAAAGGCCATCGCTAGCATGAAGGCTCTCTGGGAAACAAACGCTGAGACCTCTGCAGATGCCCAATCATTAACAGTAGCTCTGACCGAGGCAGAACAGGCACTCGCTCAGGTAAATACCGATCCAGCATCGGCCAAATCCGCCATCTCCAAGCTCGCAAAGGCAGCCGATCGATATGTTTCGGCCAAAGAGGATTCTGGCCAACCGAAAGAAAAAGCGCACAAACAGATCGCCGCCCTGTTACCTCTTCTCCAAGACAGTATGAAAGCCGTCTCAGCAGGAGATGGGGCAGCTGCCAAGAAGGCATACAACAGCTTTGTCACAGGCTGGTATAAAGCCGAAAACCTGGTCCGAGCTGAAAATGTCCAGGTGTACAGCGATATGGAAGTCAAGATCAGTGGAGCGAGGATTGCACTGAACACCGATCCGATTGATCCTGTAAAAGGAAAAGCAAAGCTGCAAGACTTAATCACTGTTGTCGAGGATTACCTCTCCGGAAAAGCAGTCGCGAATGTGGCGGATCCATCTGCTTCTGGTGATCGGCCGTCCATCTCTTCCCTTTTGGAGCTGCTGGACTCCGTCGAAGCTGACATTCAAAGCAAGCAAGCGGATAGCGTAGCTAGCAAAATGGATACCTTTATCTCTAGCTGGCCTTCTGTAGAAGGTGTGGTCATGACGAAGTCGCCAGCTACATACAGCAGCATTGAAACGAAGATGGTATCGGTACCTACCTTGATCCTGTCCAGCCCGCCCAACTGGGAAAAGGCATCCTCCTACATCGCTGAAATGAAAAGCGAGCTGCAGCCATTTGCCGTCGTTTCTTCCTACACCGCGTGGGATGCCGGGCTGATTATGTTTCGGGAAGGTCTCGAAGCCATTTTGATCATCGTATCGCTGTTGACGTTCCTGAAAAGATCCGGCAATGAAGACAAGCGCAAGTGGATCTGGTCTGGCGCCGTGATCGGGATGATCGGTTCTGCTTTGCTCGCCATTTTGCTGAGCATCGTGTTTTCCAACCTTTCTACCGGCAGTTCTCGCGAAACGATCGAAGGCTTCACCGGGATCATCGCCGTATTGTTTATGCTGACAATCGGTGCCTGGCTGCACAAGAAATCCAATCTCCAAGCCTGGAACCGCTTTGTGGAAAAGACGATCGGTACTTCTCTGGCAAAAGGCACCTTGTGGTCGCTCAGCTTTACAGCCTTTCTCGCCGTCATTCGCGAAGGAGCAGAAACCATCATCTTCTACATGGGAATGGCAGCTACCATCCGTATGACCGATCTGATCATGGGTATCGGTGGAGCACTCCTCTTGCTCGCGATCATTGCTTACGCGATCATCAAGCTGAGTAATCGCATTCCGATTCGCCCATTCTTCCTGGTAGCGAGCTTATTGCTCTACTACATGGCCTTCAAATTTATTGGCGCGAGCATTCACTCCCTGCAAGTCACCGGCAGTCTGGCATCGCACAGCTCGGACTACCTGCTCTACGCGCCACAGCTTGGCATCTATGCAAGCTGGGAGACTACGGTTCCGCAGTTGATCGTTCTTGCCGTAATCCTCATCAACTTCGTACGCAATACGCGGAAACGGTCGATCAAACCACTCCCGCAAATCAACTAACGGAGATAAAACCGCAGTCAGGCGCACCGTTTGTGCCAAGACTGCGGTTTTTTTCGTTCGTCATTTTACCCATTCTTGTTCTTTCCCATTCTATGAATCGGCTCGCCCAGACTACATTGGAATGCCCGGTATACACGCTCCATCAATACCAAGCGCAGCAGCTGATGAGGAAATGCGGTCTGGCAAATGGCCAACTGTGCATTGGCCCGTTCCAAAACTTCGGCAGATAATCCGTGCTCCCCTCCCATGACTAGCGTGATTTGGCTCCTTCCCTCCATTACGAGCCTATCGAGTTCATTAGACAGCATTCTAGGAGACCAGATATGCCCTTCGTTCGCTAGCGCAATCACATAATCGCCGTCTCCTATATGGGAAAGGATTCTCGCACCCTCCAGATTTCGTCCCTGCTCTGACAGCCCCTGGACTTCCCGCGTTTTTTCTTCTCTTACCTCGATGAGTTGAATCCGGCAGTAAACGGACAATCTCCTGCTGTACTGCTGAATCCTCTTTTTTAGATCGTTGTCCCGTACACCTCCGACTGCCACAATCGTAATCTTCATGATCATGCTCCTCGTCCGAAACTATGGTTGTCGAATTCTAGGTGTCAGTGTCATTCGGATTCTAGCAAATGCACCTCACAAACTTCTCACAAGGACTATCACGTATAGAAGTAACAAAAAAACAGAGAGAATGGGCTTCTCTCTGCTACGATCTAGTCATTGATTCTCTCGCAAATAGTCTTCCACCCATTTTCGCATTGCCTCTGGCGGCTCCACCCCTACTTCCAGACGATAAGCAGTGGCGAACTTCTCGTAATGCTTTGCGATTTTTCTGCGTTGATGGTTACGTGCGTAAATCTCCAGCAAAACCTGATTCATTTCCTCTTGCAAGGGATACAATGCCAAGTACGTATCCACACGCTGTTCCGCCTTTTGCCAGTCCTTTCGCAACAGATCATGCTCAATCAGTTTTTGCACCAGCATCGTATACTGCTTGGTGTATTTTTCTTCCAACGGCGTTTTCCAAAGATAGTCCTTTTGATCAAAGAGCGATCCTTTGTACAGGTGGTACAGCTTTTCCGCCTGCTCAACATCGAACGAATCCATTGCCACTGAAAAATGATACTGGTTAAATGCCCATACATCGTAGGACTGGTCCTTCGGCTCCAGCATATACCCTTCACTCGTTTTGCTGATGTCCATTCCTACTTCCTGTTCTTTGAGAATCTTCTTTAATCGGTACACAGTCGTATGAAGATTATGCGTAGCTCTCTCCTCATCCATCTCTCCCCACAACAGATCGACCAAATGCCACTTACTCATGTTGCGTCCAGGATGACAGAGAAGGTACGCAAATAGCTCCTCGGCTTTTTTGGTTCTCCAGCGAACAATGCTCCCTTCCGTGTTGCGTACCTCAAATCCTCCAAAGCATTGTATGGATGCCATTTTCTGTTGTTGGTTGCCTGTCTTTGTATGTCCAAACTGATCCACCAATCGTTTGGTCACTCGCTCGATTGCCATCGGTGTCACGGGCTTCAGGATGTAATGAAAGGCATGCACATCAAAAGCATCCAATGCGTACTGTTTGTAGGCAGTCGTAAAAACAATCTTTGTCTGCGAGGATCGCTCATTGATCTTCTGAGCTAGATCCAGCCCATTCATTCGCGGCATTTCCACATCCAGGAACGCCACATCTACCTGAAGTTCTGAGAATTGATCTAATGCCTCCAGCGGATTCGTGTAGGCTCCTACAATCGTGTAATGTGGATCTTGACCGATCACATACTTCATCAAGTCTAGAATCGGTTTTTCGTCCTCCACAATCAATGCGTTAAACAATCATTTTCCTCCTCTCCCGCTCTCCCTCGGTCATTCCCTCTGTACGAATGGGAATTGACAGGTACACTCTAGTTCCCTGTCCGACCTCCGATTCGATCTTCATGGCGGAACCGGGAGTGGATAGCAATCGTTTGTGTATATTCAAGATTCCGATGCTCCCATTTTTCTGTTCGCCTTTGTTCATTCTTTCGAGCAAGTCAGTTGCTATCCCGACTCCATCATCCTCAATAATCACTTCTATACACCCATCTCTTTTATGTATCATCAGAGAGACATTGCCTTGTCCAACTTTTTCAAACAATCCGTGACGGATGGCATTTTCGATGAATGGCTGGATACAGAGGGTAGGGATATGCAGGTTCAAGCACTCTTCATCTACGTGACAGAAAAAGTCGAAGCCATCCTCGAACCGCGCTTTCTCGATCTCCACATAGGCTTCGATCAATTCCATCTCCCGGTACAAGGGGACGTACAAAGTCGTCCGGTCCATCTCCAAAATATACCGCAAGTATTGGCTGAGCATAGATAACAGGTAGGCTGCCTTCTTCCCATCCGTATAACAGAATGAGACGACACTACTCAGTGCGTTGTACAGGAAATGTGGCTTGATCTGCGCTTGATGGAAGGCATACTCATTCTGAATCGCTTCCTGTATGGACGTCTTCATCGCGATCAACGTCTGGATTCTGGCAATGAGCGTCTCAGCGTCAAATGGTTTCGTCACATAATCATTGGCTCCTGCCCGATAACCAAGGGCGATGTCGTGTGGCGTATCCTTTACCGTGGCAAACAGAATGGGCAAATCAATTATCGAATTTTGGACTCGCAGCATCTTGCATAATTCGATACCGGAGATTTCTGGCATCATCACATCCAAAATAACGAGGTCTACATTTGGATGCTCTTTCATTTTGAGCAACGCCTCATTTGCGGAGAACGCCGTTATGACGTTATACTGGTGGCGTTTTAGGATATGGAGAAGGACCTGAATATTCGTGGCTTCATCATCCACGATCATAATGGTATGTGAGGGCTGATTCAAAATATCGAGCGGAAGGCTGTCCTCCACAATT is a window from the Brevibacillus choshinensis genome containing:
- a CDS encoding 23S rRNA (pseudouridine(1915)-N(3))-methyltransferase RlmH; its protein translation is MKITIVAVGGVRDNDLKKRIQQYSRRLSVYCRIQLIEVREEKTREVQGLSEQGRNLEGARILSHIGDGDYVIALANEGHIWSPRMLSNELDRLVMEGRSQITLVMGGEHGLSAEVLERANAQLAICQTAFPHQLLRLVLMERVYRAFQCSLGEPIHRMGKNKNG
- a CDS encoding agmatinase family protein; the encoded protein is MFSYLTQPPFRFTQGKGDPYVTRLSEWVEQTYQPGESYDFAIIGVPLSKSSISFSGAHAHPLQFRQLLSSFTTYNFDEDLDLASLRAVDLGDVAMHVTDISCCQENIESALQEVTTNVSATPVIVGGDHSITYRAITGIKRAKPQRIGLIQFDAHLDVRDTAYGGTSNGTPMRSLMESETVRGEDIVTIGLRSFANSREYRQYAEAKGMTLITANQVRQRGIDAVVAEAIQYLEAKCDAIYITFDVDVMDQSTVPGVPAIGPAGLSSVDLLSAAHAVGKSPKVIAMDMVCVDPTKDVRDMTSRVALHLFLHFATGYHQRK
- a CDS encoding response regulator produces the protein MFNALIVEDEKPILDLMKYVIGQDPHYTIVGAYTNPLEALDQFSELQVDVAFLDVEMPRMNGLDLAQKINERSSQTKIVFTTAYKQYALDAFDVHAFHYILKPVTPMAIERVTKRLVDQFGHTKTGNQQQKMASIQCFGGFEVRNTEGSIVRWRTKKAEELFAYLLCHPGRNMSKWHLVDLLWGEMDEERATHNLHTTVYRLKKILKEQEVGMDISKTSEGYMLEPKDQSYDVWAFNQYHFSVAMDSFDVEQAEKLYHLYKGSLFDQKDYLWKTPLEEKYTKQYTMLVQKLIEHDLLRKDWQKAEQRVDTYLALYPLQEEMNQVLLEIYARNHQRRKIAKHYEKFATAYRLEVGVEPPEAMRKWVEDYLRENQ
- a CDS encoding FTR1 family iron permease, which translates into the protein MNILKRYMLIICMSLLLLSSGLPSVHAAPLQADQLKQIIAFSSDALISSGDQNWEEAKKAIASMKALWETNAETSADAQSLTVALTEAEQALAQVNTDPASAKSAISKLAKAADRYVSAKEDSGQPKEKAHKQIAALLPLLQDSMKAVSAGDGAAAKKAYNSFVTGWYKAENLVRAENVQVYSDMEVKISGARIALNTDPIDPVKGKAKLQDLITVVEDYLSGKAVANVADPSASGDRPSISSLLELLDSVEADIQSKQADSVASKMDTFISSWPSVEGVVMTKSPATYSSIETKMVSVPTLILSSPPNWEKASSYIAEMKSELQPFAVVSSYTAWDAGLIMFREGLEAILIIVSLLTFLKRSGNEDKRKWIWSGAVIGMIGSALLAILLSIVFSNLSTGSSRETIEGFTGIIAVLFMLTIGAWLHKKSNLQAWNRFVEKTIGTSLAKGTLWSLSFTAFLAVIREGAETIIFYMGMAATIRMTDLIMGIGGALLLLAIIAYAIIKLSNRIPIRPFFLVASLLLYYMAFKFIGASIHSLQVTGSLASHSSDYLLYAPQLGIYASWETTVPQLIVLAVILINFVRNTRKRSIKPLPQIN
- the efeB gene encoding iron uptake transporter deferrochelatase/peroxidase subunit, with the protein product MDTKRLENIANKKMTRRDALKLAGVGGIGLLVGAGSMGALVQPKPSATKVATSSDSDSVNGIIPFYGKHQSGIITPMQDFICMGAFDVTATALAEVRKLFQSWTAAAARLTEGKNVDDESDNPHLPPVDTGESIGLAPMRMTITFGLGASFFDERFGLASKRPAPLVDLPHFNSDDLRKEWTGGDIVVQVCANDPQVAFHALRNLARIARGKAVLRWVQDGFQRTSAADPTGSTPRNLMGFKDGSNNPKVSEPAAADEIVWAQSTDDPAWMAGGSYMVMRRIRMRIEIWDRSSLDDQESTFGRHRQSGAPLGKSGEFDDLELNRKDSKGNPVIPTTSHVALANMEGKVKILRRGYSYSSGMDIKTGQLDAGLLFVCFNRDPRKQFIPMQQKLAAADQLNEYITHVGSGLFACLPGASEGGYIGETLF
- the efeO gene encoding iron uptake system protein EfeO, with amino-acid sequence MSKKWVYPLSAVVLGSSLMLSACGSADTGKTEKKPETATPEQPATNNQATPAATTPAVAPELQASIDQYQKWVIEQTDQLVKSTEGFTNAVKSGDMETAKKLYAPARAYYERIEPIAESLGDFDPWIDAREGDVPDNEWRGYHKLEKALWETKSVADQGKVADQLLQDVKQLRVKVESVDIDVKMLVTGAVELLNEVSTSKVTGEEERYSRTDMYDFAANVEGANEIFKVLKSTVEAKDAALATEIEDRFKALDQELAPYRKGDGFVLYNEIKEDQVKKLSQALDALAEPLSKMGTILGG